From the Xiphophorus maculatus strain JP 163 A chromosome 20, X_maculatus-5.0-male, whole genome shotgun sequence genome, one window contains:
- the fam212b gene encoding PAK4-inhibitor INKA2: MEEQNSKPESRNMDACLRRLKQELLSMREAGDGLHAQMNSMMGALQELKLLQVQTALESLDISGHPINRGIPHPASTTTQPSAASALGLSEKHESIQRPTMPEEPSTSPVPSLRLSMDSRNSLSRDDQTSSRNRSSMGFFSSSASSLESESESQSESESQRSGASARSENNIESIPKRWSGYTAPQVDFYGPMVGNPPPELYPHSQAPRHAQVVDLPGILYSLSKEGPSLDSDYSQDSADDASDWTSSLMSRSRNRQPLVLGDNVFADLVGNWLDLPEVEREQGEQEARRKKRDQRTTEGEDRPDTPAHPLRLSRSQEICKKFSLTTNIFKKFLRSVRPDRDKLLKERPGWMAPEMSEGDLFKRPKKAAPKVSKGSFYLPFWANGQQGKGRPCPHLAEAERKQQQYQPFPQFYQQPFQGIYLDRRQPEMGLEKRQPLFDYNTAVWV, from the exons atgGAAGAGCAGAACTCCAAACCGGAATCCAGAAACATGGACGCGTGTCTGAGAAGACTCAAGCAGGAACTG CTGTCTATGAGAGAAGCTGGAGATGGCCTCCACGCTCAGATGAATTCAATGATGGGAGCTCTCCAAGAACTCAAGCTCCTTCAGGTCCAGACAGCGCTGGAAAGCCTAGACATTTCAGGACACCCGATTAACCGGGGAATTCCACATCCTGCTTCAACTACCACTCAGCCATCAGCTGCATCAGCTTTGGGTCTAAGTGAAAAGCACGAGTCCATCCAAAGACCAACCATGCCAGAGGAACCCAGCACCAGTCCAGTGCCAAGTCTGAGGCTGTCCATGGACAGTAGAAACTCCTTAAGTAGGGATGATCAGACCTCATCAAGAAACAGAAGCAGCATGGGATTCTTCTCTTCTTCAGCTTCCAGTCTGGAGAGTGAGAGTGAGAGTCAGAGTGAGAGCGAAAGTCAAAGAAGTGGTGCAAGTGCAAGAAGTGAAAACAACATTGAGTCAATACCCAAAAGGTGGTCTGGCTACACTGCCCCTCAGGTAGACTTTTACGGACCAATGGTGGGAAACCCACCGCCAGAGCTATACCCTCATTCCCAGGCTCCTCGTCATGCTCAGGTGGTGGATCTGCCTGGGATCCTGTACAGCCTCTCCAAAGAGGGACCTTCTTTGGACAGTGACTACTCCCAGGACAGCGCAGACGATGCCAGCGACTGGACATCATCGCTCATGAGCCGCAGCCGCAACCGTCAGCCCCTAGTGCTGGGCGACAATGTATTTGCAGACCTTGTAGGCAACTGGCTTGACCTGCCTGAGGTGGAGAGAGAACAAGGAGAACAAGAGgcaaggaggaagaaaagagacCAAAGGACAACAGAAGGAGAGGATAGACCCGACACACCAGCCCACCCTCTTCGCCTCAGCCGCTCGCAGGAAATCTGCAAGAAGTTCTCGCTTACCACAAACATCTTCAAGAAGTTCCTGCGCAGCGTTCGGCCCGACAGGGACAAACTCCTCAAAGAGAGGCCTGGATGGATGGCTCCAGAGATGTCTGAGGGTGACCTTTTCAAAAGGCCTAAGAAAGCGGCTCCTAAGGTGTCAAAAGGCAGCTTTTATCTGCCCTTCTGGGCAAACGGACAGCAGGGAAAAGGCAGGCCATGTCCGCATCTAGCCGAAGCcgaaagaaaacagcaacagtaCCAGCCCTTCCCCCAGTTCTACCAGCAACCATTCCAAGGAATTTATCTAGACAGGAGGCAGCCAGAGATGGGTCTGGAGAAAAGGCAACCCTTGTTTGACTATAACACAGCTGTGTGGGTCTAA